A part of Terriglobus roseus genomic DNA contains:
- a CDS encoding carboxypeptidase regulatory-like domain-containing protein, protein MISNQISSRMRKGLAHNAVRLMLLAGATAPVMLPGMMMAQAVNGSLLGTVQDKTGAAVPNAKVTITEKATNITHEATTNANGNYSFQNLSQGAYSVNVQMQGFQSETHPSVDVLVNNTTRSDFDLNPGNVTETIEVTDTAPMMQSDRADVSTKIEQQSVESLPMGVNRNFQSLLNLVPGTTPATFQHSQFFNAGSTLQTEVNGLPRMGNAYNIEGIDDDMRTGLLQILIPPADAIGSVEASTNNFQVELGRAIGAVTNVTLKSGSNRFHGSASEYLQNSFFNARSYFAASAGKVTYNYFGGNISGPIIKDKLFFYGDYFRTADHERTSNTLTIPFPKYYTDNGSGFIDLSDLPTQVYDPATGDPVTGAGRTPFAGNKIPIGRVNAVSLGLLQKLPKPNQNLNTLAAPSNNYFVNSPFYKDAHTYDAKIDYQITPKDHLSGRFSQQIYSLFQAPSFSSFLGGPGNGGGFAGTGHQNAFSTGLNYDHAFSSTLLTEVRLGVAHYRNTSQPADYGSNDATTAGAPGVNVDQLTSGQLGINIGTFSSGPFIGYSPSMPWIRAEANIDFVNNWTKIVGNHTFRWGVDIRRVRDGLLQGQTYSPRGVTTFGQNQTSIPGGKTGAANDIASMLLDVPSGVGRDLFTYFPDFRQWWYFGFAGDKWQVNNKLTLDLGVRWEYYQPATPAKTGGFSQYDPGTNQLRIAGVGANPMDLGYKKQLNYWAPRTGFAYRVSDNTVVRGGIGMAYMPYADNTWLYNYPVRANNAYTSCGSGSSYLAAQYTCSGNTNSQPVTFQSGFPAPVPVVVPTSGIYQIDPSNSLLNNQTYIYIPQDYHNPYVYSYNFAVQQALPANFSLSIAYVGNHGVRIGAANNINLPDRLNCGTACQPLQIKFQHSAGVTQQFIGFSSNYSSLQTTLSRRFTNGLSSNSSYTWGKGLGYQQGDDGAITFFQDLRRNYARNDFDRTNSFSQSVTYELPLGKGKKWVNTGFLSQAIGGWKLSGIVLLYSGTPFNVTANGGTINTSGWQQNANIVAPFKKLKGIGNNAYWFDPTSFAQPNGCTGYATATPTTVTCPIINGVTVGNTGRNAFTGPGLFQNNASIFKTFGLPMEGTTLDVRMDVFQLTNTPQFSNPSNSITSATFGRVTGTTGSGSGVNGTGGGRSLQLAAIFKF, encoded by the coding sequence GTGATATCCAATCAAATCTCTTCGCGCATGCGAAAAGGTCTTGCGCATAATGCTGTGCGCCTGATGCTGCTCGCAGGCGCCACCGCTCCCGTAATGCTCCCAGGCATGATGATGGCGCAGGCAGTGAACGGATCGCTGCTGGGCACCGTGCAGGACAAGACCGGCGCCGCTGTTCCAAACGCCAAGGTCACTATCACGGAAAAAGCCACCAACATCACCCACGAAGCCACAACCAACGCCAACGGCAACTACAGCTTCCAGAACCTTTCGCAGGGCGCATACTCAGTTAACGTGCAGATGCAGGGTTTCCAGAGCGAGACGCATCCCAGCGTCGACGTCCTGGTAAACAACACCACCCGTTCTGACTTTGATCTGAATCCCGGCAATGTGACCGAGACGATCGAAGTCACCGACACGGCACCGATGATGCAGTCCGATCGTGCCGACGTCTCCACAAAGATTGAGCAGCAGAGTGTGGAATCACTGCCTATGGGCGTGAACCGCAACTTCCAGTCGCTGCTGAACCTGGTTCCCGGCACCACACCTGCAACCTTCCAGCACTCGCAATTCTTTAATGCCGGTTCCACTCTGCAGACTGAAGTCAACGGTCTCCCGCGTATGGGCAATGCCTACAACATTGAGGGCATCGACGATGACATGCGCACGGGCCTGCTGCAGATCCTGATCCCGCCTGCTGACGCAATTGGCTCCGTTGAAGCATCGACCAACAACTTTCAGGTGGAACTCGGTCGTGCCATCGGTGCCGTCACTAACGTCACTCTGAAGTCAGGTTCCAACAGGTTCCACGGTTCCGCGTCAGAGTATCTGCAGAACAGCTTCTTCAACGCTCGTTCGTACTTCGCTGCCTCCGCGGGTAAGGTCACCTACAACTACTTCGGTGGCAACATCAGCGGTCCCATCATCAAGGACAAGCTGTTCTTCTACGGTGATTATTTCCGCACCGCCGATCACGAGCGCACATCGAACACGCTTACCATTCCGTTTCCCAAGTACTACACAGACAACGGCAGCGGCTTTATTGATCTGAGCGACCTACCCACACAGGTGTACGATCCCGCAACGGGTGATCCGGTCACCGGTGCCGGACGTACACCGTTCGCTGGCAACAAGATTCCTATTGGCCGCGTAAATGCCGTTTCATTAGGACTCTTGCAGAAACTGCCAAAGCCGAATCAGAACCTGAACACGCTTGCGGCGCCCAGCAACAATTACTTCGTTAACTCGCCCTTCTATAAGGACGCCCATACCTACGACGCGAAGATCGATTACCAGATCACGCCGAAGGATCACCTCAGCGGACGCTTCAGCCAGCAGATCTATTCGTTGTTCCAGGCGCCATCTTTCTCCAGCTTCCTTGGTGGTCCCGGTAACGGTGGTGGTTTTGCGGGTACGGGCCATCAGAACGCTTTCTCAACCGGCCTGAACTACGATCACGCCTTCTCGTCGACCTTGCTTACCGAAGTTCGACTCGGCGTCGCGCACTATCGCAACACATCGCAGCCGGCTGATTACGGCTCCAACGACGCCACGACAGCGGGCGCGCCCGGTGTCAACGTCGATCAGTTGACCAGTGGTCAGCTCGGCATCAACATCGGCACCTTCTCATCAGGTCCGTTCATTGGCTACTCGCCGTCGATGCCCTGGATTCGTGCAGAAGCCAACATCGACTTCGTCAATAACTGGACGAAAATCGTGGGCAACCACACCTTCCGTTGGGGCGTGGATATCCGCCGCGTTCGCGATGGACTACTGCAGGGTCAGACCTACAGTCCTCGTGGTGTAACAACGTTCGGACAAAACCAGACCAGCATTCCTGGTGGCAAAACGGGTGCTGCAAACGACATCGCATCCATGCTGCTGGATGTTCCCAGCGGCGTAGGACGCGATCTGTTTACCTACTTCCCGGACTTCCGTCAGTGGTGGTATTTCGGCTTTGCCGGCGACAAGTGGCAGGTTAATAACAAGCTGACCCTTGATCTTGGCGTTCGTTGGGAGTACTACCAGCCAGCCACACCAGCGAAAACTGGTGGCTTCTCACAATATGACCCGGGCACCAACCAGCTTCGCATCGCTGGCGTGGGCGCCAATCCGATGGACCTGGGCTACAAGAAGCAGCTCAACTACTGGGCACCTCGTACGGGCTTTGCTTATCGCGTAAGTGACAACACAGTCGTGCGTGGTGGAATTGGCATGGCATACATGCCGTATGCCGATAACACCTGGCTTTACAACTATCCTGTCCGCGCCAACAACGCGTATACGTCCTGCGGTTCCGGTAGCAGTTATCTCGCAGCGCAGTACACCTGCTCTGGCAACACCAATTCGCAGCCGGTAACGTTCCAGAGCGGCTTCCCGGCTCCTGTACCGGTGGTCGTTCCCACATCTGGTATTTACCAAATTGACCCATCCAACAGCCTGCTCAACAACCAGACATATATCTACATCCCGCAGGACTACCACAATCCTTACGTCTACTCGTACAACTTCGCCGTGCAGCAGGCCCTGCCGGCCAACTTCTCGCTTTCCATCGCGTATGTTGGCAACCACGGCGTACGTATCGGAGCAGCAAATAACATCAACCTGCCGGATCGTCTGAACTGCGGTACTGCTTGCCAGCCACTGCAGATCAAGTTCCAGCACTCAGCGGGCGTAACGCAGCAGTTCATCGGATTCTCCAGCAACTACAGCTCGCTGCAGACCACGTTGAGCCGCCGCTTCACCAACGGCTTGTCTTCGAACTCGTCATACACCTGGGGCAAGGGACTTGGCTATCAGCAGGGTGACGATGGTGCCATCACCTTCTTCCAGGACTTGCGTCGCAACTACGCTCGTAACGACTTCGACCGTACCAACAGCTTCTCGCAGTCTGTAACCTACGAGCTGCCGTTGGGTAAGGGTAAGAAGTGGGTCAACACCGGCTTCCTTTCTCAGGCTATCGGCGGTTGGAAGCTTTCGGGCATCGTCCTGCTCTACAGCGGCACACCGTTCAACGTTACGGCGAACGGAGGCACAATCAACACCAGTGGCTGGCAGCAGAACGCCAACATTGTTGCTCCGTTCAAGAAGCTGAAGGGCATTGGAAACAATGCGTACTGGTTTGACCCCACGTCGTTCGCACAGCCAAACGGCTGCACGGGCTATGCCACAGCAACACCCACCACTGTCACGTGCCCCATCATCAACGGCGTAACAGTTGGCAACACGGGACGCAATGCCTTCACTGGTCCTGGCCTCTTCCAGAACAACGCGTCAATCTTCAAGACGTTCGGTCTGCCCATGGAAGGAACCACGCTGGACGTTCGTATGGACGTCTTCCAGCTCACCAACACACCGCAGTTCTCCAACCCGTCTAACTCCATCACCAGCGCCACCTTCGGTCGCGTAACCGGCACCACCGGTTCCGGCTCCGGTGTAAACGGTACGGGTGGCGGACGCTCACTCCAACTGGCAGCGATCTTCAAGTTCTAG
- a CDS encoding sugar phosphate isomerase/epimerase family protein codes for MAMTRRTFLQLAAAATAVAASPASFANPLGLPIGCQTYPVRKTINTDFEGTMKGLRAAGFTNIELCSPYGYSDFSSLQKYKPKELSDLLKSWGLTCISAHWGANELFKKTDESIAYAKEFGMTQMAIAALGPFNSKGTETLDDVKRYVEPFNAFAEKAHAAGITALLHNEGFVSKTIDGKRVYDVMIAELDPTNVKLQFQVSTQQEGFDAVEYFHKYRGRYLSMHCQDWVKDASTKSGFRQVPIGQGVVDWKSVFAAAKVGGVQNYFVELEEDPALMPPSVPFLKKLTV; via the coding sequence ATGGCTATGACACGACGCACCTTCCTCCAGCTTGCCGCTGCTGCCACCGCTGTGGCCGCCTCACCCGCAAGCTTTGCCAATCCACTGGGCCTGCCCATCGGCTGCCAGACCTATCCCGTACGTAAGACCATCAACACCGATTTCGAAGGCACCATGAAGGGCCTGCGTGCCGCGGGCTTCACCAACATTGAACTCTGCTCGCCCTACGGCTACTCCGACTTCTCCAGCCTGCAGAAGTACAAGCCGAAGGAACTGAGCGATCTGTTGAAGAGCTGGGGCCTTACCTGCATTTCCGCACACTGGGGCGCGAACGAACTGTTCAAGAAGACCGACGAAAGCATCGCCTATGCGAAGGAATTCGGCATGACGCAGATGGCCATCGCGGCACTTGGTCCTTTCAACAGCAAGGGCACCGAGACGCTCGATGACGTGAAGCGCTACGTCGAGCCCTTCAACGCCTTCGCCGAGAAGGCACATGCCGCAGGCATCACCGCGCTGCTCCACAACGAAGGCTTCGTCTCCAAGACGATCGACGGCAAGCGTGTGTACGACGTGATGATCGCCGAACTCGATCCCACGAATGTCAAGCTGCAGTTCCAGGTCTCCACCCAGCAGGAAGGCTTCGACGCGGTGGAGTACTTCCACAAGTATCGCGGTCGCTATCTCTCCATGCACTGCCAGGACTGGGTGAAGGACGCTTCCACCAAGAGCGGCTTCCGTCAGGTTCCCATCGGTCAGGGTGTCGTGGATTGGAAGTCTGTCTTCGCTGCGGCGAAGGTCGGCGGTGTGCAGAATTACTTCGTCGAGCTCGAAGAGGATCCCGCACTCATGCCGCCCAGTGTTCCCTTCCTGAAGAAGCTCACCGTGTAG